The proteins below are encoded in one region of Candidatus Methanoperedens sp.:
- a CDS encoding ABC transporter permease — protein sequence MSELKISRNILFTLIIAGIMVTIAIDLFAMKGKLFSPLDYFYAFFSVFMLFYIVYPLYLNRRLSAYYWERTRKNKLSMMGLFFIVFLVLLAIGGPFFTVSPNYVNFEEKNLPPVGFTTSQSVYDRDTGSLRNAEIRGTWKHPLGSDDKGRDILAMIVSGARVSLQVGLVATFIALMIGTVIGVSSAYFGGAVDNVLMRFTDIMMTFPFFLLLVFIVFIFGADLTLIILIIGVTGWTGAARIVRSEALSLRTREFVLASKALGASDTRIIFRHLIPNVMGTLIVIATLSIPGVILAEAALSFIGLGDPTVASWGRILNAGQDNLDTTWWVAVEPGIMLFLTVLSFNFLGDGLRDAFDPRSEL from the coding sequence ATGTCTGAGTTGAAAATTTCAAGGAATATTCTCTTCACCCTGATAATTGCGGGTATAATGGTCACTATTGCAATCGACTTATTTGCGATGAAGGGAAAACTTTTCTCACCGCTTGATTATTTCTATGCCTTTTTCTCAGTTTTTATGCTATTCTACATCGTTTACCCGCTCTACCTCAACCGGCGACTTTCGGCTTATTACTGGGAAAGGACGAGGAAAAACAAGCTCTCCATGATGGGATTATTTTTCATAGTATTCTTGGTATTACTGGCTATTGGCGGACCTTTCTTCACGGTAAGCCCGAACTATGTAAACTTCGAGGAGAAGAACCTGCCGCCTGTGGGTTTCACCACAAGCCAGTCTGTCTATGACAGGGACACGGGAAGCCTGAGGAATGCTGAAATCCGGGGTACGTGGAAGCATCCACTGGGTAGCGATGATAAGGGAAGGGACATACTTGCCATGATAGTATCAGGCGCACGGGTATCGCTTCAGGTGGGTCTTGTTGCCACGTTCATCGCCCTCATGATAGGCACTGTAATCGGTGTTTCATCGGCTTATTTCGGAGGCGCGGTTGACAACGTGCTCATGAGATTCACGGATATCATGATGACGTTTCCATTCTTCCTTCTCCTCGTGTTCATAGTGTTCATATTCGGCGCTGACCTCACGCTTATAATATTGATAATTGGCGTGACCGGCTGGACCGGGGCAGCAAGAATAGTGCGAAGCGAAGCCCTGTCCCTTCGGACGCGGGAGTTCGTGCTTGCAAGCAAAGCGCTTGGTGCCAGTGATACAAGGATAATCTTCCGCCATCTCATTCCCAATGTGATGGGCACACTGATAGTGATAGCCACGCTCTCGATACCTGGCGTTATCCTGGCAGAAGCTGCCCTGAGTTTCATCGGGCTGGGTGACCCCACGGTGGCGAGCTGGGGCAGGATACTCAATGCAGGGCAGGACAACCTCGACACAACGTGGTGGGTGGCGGTCGAACCGGGTATAATGCTCTTCCTTACCGTGCTTTCCTTCAACTTCCTGGGAGATGGGCTTCGGGATGCCTTCGACCCGAGGAGCGAGCTATGA
- a CDS encoding ABC transporter ATP-binding protein, with amino-acid sequence MNILEVKGLVTCFFTRRGIVRAVNDVSFDLQKGEVLCLVGESGSGKTVSALSILGLVDSPGRLTGGEVMLDGEDLRQYTPEQLRLIRGKRIAMIFQDPRESLNPVLTIGEQIMEPMKVHINLSDREAREKALRLLERVGVPKERLFSYPHEFSGGMNQRVMIAMALGCDPEILIADEPTSALDVTTQSRFLELLLDLKREKGMSMIFITHDLGIVAQIADRVVVMYAGKAMEKGNVWQIFENPRHPYTIGLLNSLPDVAMKREKLVPIPGQIPSLIAPPGGCVFHTRCRFAKEVCGRVVPQEATVEDGHVSACLFWDSEEVIKASKEVRVEQQAS; translated from the coding sequence ATGAACATACTTGAGGTAAAGGGGCTTGTGACCTGTTTTTTCACCCGCAGGGGAATTGTCAGGGCTGTTAACGATGTCAGCTTTGACCTTCAGAAAGGCGAGGTGCTCTGTCTTGTTGGGGAGAGCGGCTCTGGAAAGACGGTCTCTGCATTATCCATACTCGGGCTTGTCGACTCCCCGGGAAGGCTAACAGGTGGAGAGGTAATGCTGGATGGTGAAGACCTGAGGCAGTACACGCCTGAGCAGCTTCGGCTCATCCGGGGAAAGCGGATAGCCATGATATTCCAGGACCCCAGGGAATCGCTCAATCCCGTGCTCACCATCGGCGAGCAGATAATGGAGCCGATGAAAGTGCACATTAATTTATCGGATAGAGAAGCCAGGGAAAAGGCGCTTCGTCTCCTTGAGAGGGTGGGCGTGCCTAAAGAGCGGCTTTTTAGCTATCCTCATGAGTTCAGCGGGGGCATGAACCAGAGGGTGATGATAGCCATGGCTCTTGGCTGCGATCCCGAGATACTGATAGCAGATGAGCCAACGTCTGCACTTGATGTCACAACGCAATCAAGATTCCTGGAGCTTTTGCTGGATTTGAAAAGGGAAAAGGGGATGTCCATGATATTCATAACCCACGACCTGGGAATAGTGGCACAGATCGCGGACAGGGTTGTGGTGATGTATGCAGGCAAAGCCATGGAAAAAGGGAACGTCTGGCAGATATTCGAAAACCCGAGGCATCCTTATACCATAGGCTTATTGAACTCGCTGCCAGATGTCGCGATGAAGCGGGAGAAGCTTGTGCCGATACCAGGGCAGATTCCAAGCCTCATAGCTCCTCCGGGGGGGTGTGTTTTCCACACACGATGCAGGTTTGCGAAGGAGGTTTGCGGAAGGGTCGTGCCGCAAGAGGCAACAGTTGAAGATGGACACGTAAGTGCATGCCTTTTCTGGGATTCGGAAGAGGTAATAAAAGCATCGAAGGAGGTCAGGGTTGAACAGCAAGCTTCTTGA